DNA sequence from the Synergistaceae bacterium genome:
GCGCGTCGATGTCAGGGTTCGCGTCGATGATTGCTTCTGCGGTCGCGCGTCCTGTGTCGGTTGTCGTGCGTCCGTACTGCGGGTCAAGGAGAACTACCTTGTCATCAGGATGCTCTGCGTTCCACGCCTCAACGCCAGCCTTGTAGCCAGCCCAGCGTCCCAAGAACGTTGCGTCGCCAGGCTCCCAGCCTTCGAGGCCGATCTTGCGGCATCCCTTCTGTCCTGCGAGGATAAGCACGAGGTTCTTGCCGTTGTCAAACTCCGACTCGTGGACTGCTCCGACGTAGTACTTTGACGCGGAAGCCTGTGCGTATTCGTCGGGGTTTGCGTCCTTGTCGATTACGCGGAAGAACTGCGCCACGTAGACTTCATTCTCGTCGCAAGTCTTGATGACGCTTCCCATCTCTGCGCTGGCACTGTTGCAGATGATTATTCCGTCGCATCCCGCAAGGGCGAGGGTCTCTGCGCTCGAGGTTACCTGCTCGGAGATGTGAGCCTGGTCAACCCACTGCGTCTCAACACCGAGTGCTTTTGCTGCAGCGTCAATGATTCTCTTGCACTCGCTGCCGAGCGTGTCAGTGCTGCTCCAGATGGAGATTCCGATTTTGATCGGGGCGGCAAAAACTGCGGGGGCAGTACCGAAGATGAACGATACAGCCATAAGAATAGCAACAAGTCTTCTCTTCATGAGAATACCTCCGTGAATAAATTGTAATTGTTTGGGCGCAGATATTATACTCTCTAACACGTAATCCCGCGTTGACAAAATCACTGCAAAACGTTATTTTTATGCTATTCCAAATTTCCGAACAATTTACATTATCCTATGCTCATTTGAGAAACGGGAGGGGTTACTATTGGGCATTATTGAGAAGATGCGCCTTGACGGCAAAAAAGGCTTCGTTACAGGCGCGGCCAGAGGTATCGGCAAGTGTACGGCTACGGCATTCGCGGAGGCTGGCGCGGATGTTGCCATTGTCGACTTGGACATAGCTGAAGCCGAGAAGACAGCTCAGGAGATCGCACAGGCTACGGGACGCAAAGTCATCGCCATCAAGTGCGATGTAACCAATGAAGCCGATGTTCAGGCAATGGTTGATAAGGTAGTTGCTGAGCTCGGAGGACTGGACTTCTGCCACGCAAACGCGGGAATCTGCATCAATGCTGCCGCTGACGAGATGACCTACGCCCAGTGGAAGAAGAACATTGATGTGAACCTCAACAGCGTGTTCCTGAC
Encoded proteins:
- a CDS encoding sugar ABC transporter substrate-binding protein, with amino-acid sequence MKRRLVAILMAVSFIFGTAPAVFAAPIKIGISIWSSTDTLGSECKRIIDAAAKALGVETQWVDQAHISEQVTSSAETLALAGCDGIIICNSASAEMGSVIKTCDENEVYVAQFFRVIDKDANPDEYAQASASKYYVGAVHESEFDNGKNLVLILAGQKGCRKIGLEGWEPGDATFLGRWAGYKAGVEAWNAEHPDDKVVLLDPQYGRTTTDTGRATAEAIIDANPDIDALIVAGGGGDTLLGAIAAIEAKGLTGKIAVVSTDFLPDLDAKLKSGAMAAESGGHYADPFFAFLMVYNAVRGKFEAKTDGFYDMVFPYMYVASPEDYAKYAQYFTGDALPYTADEIKALAELGYDDLAAACAKLSVEDVVERHSK